Proteins encoded within one genomic window of Bradyrhizobium sp. 186:
- a CDS encoding xanthine dehydrogenase family protein molybdopterin-binding subunit: MGNVIGIGASPKRKEDQRFLTGRGNYVSDIKRPGMTAGVFVRSPHGHAKLRGIDKSAALAATGVIAVLTGDDVADDGLGSLPCGWGITDAKGVPMKEPPFPMLAQDKVRFVGDMVAFVIAETPEQANAAAELLTIDYEVLPSVVGVLEAVRPGAPQLFDDVPNNICCDWELGDKAAVETAFRKAAHVAKLSLVNNRLIGNPMEPRAAIAEYEPGTDRFTLWTTSQFPHVVRFLMGALVLNIPQHKLRVVAPDVGGGFGVKQFHYGEEAVITWAAKRVMRPIKWVASRSEGYVSDRHGRDHVTEAELALDENGKFLAFRVKTLANMGGYLSTFGPNIPTNLYGPLLGGVYTTPAIYCNVKVVFTNTVPVDAYRGAGRPEATFVLERIVDVAASEMGIDRVEIRRRNMIPKEDYPYQTPVLVQYDSGDPMGCLDGALVAANVKNFGVRKAESARRGKFRGLGYSTYVEACGLAPSRFAGRLGARGGLYESATVRVHPTGQVTVMIGTHNHGQGHETTFAQIVSEKLGVSFENVDIVFGDTDRVQFGMGTYGSRSLVVGGAALSKATDKVVAKGKKIAAHLLEAAEVDIQFEAGKFSVAGTDRMKTFEEIAGAAYVPHDYPLEVLEPGLEEQAYYDPVNFTYPGGCHIAEVEVDPETGTVTLVNYTAVDDVGTVINPMIVEGQLHGGIVQGVGQALFENAVYDEGSGQLLSGSLMDYCMPRADHMPMMKVETHSTLCTHTPMGVKGCGEVGTIGSPAAVINAVVDALSHLGVTHVDMPATPNRIWRLLQNASLPVAAE; this comes from the coding sequence ATGGGCAATGTGATCGGGATCGGCGCGTCACCGAAACGGAAGGAAGACCAGCGCTTTCTCACCGGACGCGGCAATTACGTCTCCGACATCAAGCGTCCCGGCATGACGGCCGGCGTGTTCGTGCGCTCACCTCATGGACATGCGAAACTGCGCGGCATCGACAAGAGCGCGGCACTCGCAGCAACCGGTGTCATCGCTGTCCTGACCGGGGATGACGTCGCCGACGATGGACTCGGTTCGCTACCCTGCGGCTGGGGCATCACGGACGCCAAGGGCGTGCCGATGAAGGAGCCGCCGTTCCCGATGCTGGCGCAGGACAAGGTGCGCTTCGTCGGCGACATGGTGGCCTTCGTCATCGCGGAGACGCCGGAGCAAGCGAATGCGGCGGCTGAGCTGTTGACGATCGATTACGAGGTGCTGCCCTCGGTGGTCGGCGTGCTCGAGGCCGTCCGGCCCGGCGCGCCGCAATTGTTCGACGACGTGCCGAACAACATCTGCTGCGACTGGGAGCTCGGCGACAAGGCCGCGGTGGAGACCGCATTCCGTAAAGCCGCGCATGTCGCGAAGCTCAGTCTCGTCAACAACCGGCTGATCGGCAATCCGATGGAGCCGCGCGCGGCTATCGCGGAATATGAGCCCGGAACCGATCGCTTCACGCTGTGGACCACCAGCCAGTTCCCGCACGTCGTGCGCTTCCTGATGGGCGCGCTGGTGCTGAATATCCCGCAGCACAAGCTGCGCGTGGTCGCGCCCGATGTCGGCGGCGGTTTTGGCGTGAAGCAGTTCCATTACGGCGAGGAGGCCGTGATCACCTGGGCCGCCAAGCGGGTGATGCGGCCGATCAAATGGGTGGCGAGCCGCTCGGAAGGTTACGTGTCCGATCGGCACGGCCGCGATCACGTCACCGAGGCCGAGCTCGCGCTCGACGAGAACGGAAAGTTTCTGGCCTTCCGCGTCAAGACGCTCGCCAATATGGGCGGTTACCTCTCGACCTTCGGCCCGAACATCCCGACCAACCTCTACGGTCCGCTGCTCGGCGGCGTCTACACCACGCCCGCGATCTACTGCAATGTGAAGGTGGTCTTCACCAACACCGTTCCTGTCGATGCCTATCGTGGCGCGGGCCGGCCCGAGGCGACCTTCGTGCTGGAGCGCATCGTCGATGTCGCAGCCAGTGAAATGGGGATCGATCGCGTCGAGATCCGCCGCCGCAACATGATCCCGAAGGAGGACTACCCGTATCAGACACCGGTGCTGGTGCAGTACGATTCCGGCGATCCGATGGGCTGCCTCGACGGCGCGCTGGTGGCCGCAAACGTCAAGAATTTCGGCGTGCGCAAGGCGGAGTCGGCGCGCAGAGGCAAATTCCGCGGGCTCGGCTACTCGACCTATGTCGAGGCCTGCGGTCTTGCGCCGTCGCGCTTCGCGGGCCGGCTCGGCGCCCGCGGTGGTCTCTATGAAAGCGCTACGGTGCGCGTACATCCGACCGGCCAGGTGACGGTCATGATCGGAACTCACAATCATGGCCAGGGCCATGAGACGACGTTTGCGCAAATCGTCTCGGAAAAGCTCGGCGTGTCATTTGAGAACGTCGACATCGTATTCGGCGATACCGACCGCGTGCAGTTCGGCATGGGTACCTATGGCTCGCGCTCCCTGGTAGTCGGCGGTGCGGCGCTGTCGAAGGCGACGGACAAGGTGGTCGCGAAGGGTAAGAAGATCGCGGCGCATCTGCTCGAAGCCGCCGAAGTGGATATCCAGTTCGAGGCCGGCAAGTTCTCGGTCGCGGGCACCGACCGCATGAAGACGTTTGAGGAGATCGCGGGCGCCGCCTACGTGCCGCATGACTATCCGCTCGAAGTGCTGGAGCCGGGGCTGGAGGAGCAGGCCTATTACGATCCCGTCAATTTCACCTATCCCGGCGGCTGCCACATCGCCGAGGTCGAGGTCGATCCGGAAACGGGCACGGTGACGCTGGTCAACTACACGGCGGTGGACGACGTCGGTACGGTCATCAACCCCATGATCGTCGAGGGCCAGTTGCACGGCGGCATCGTGCAGGGTGTCGGCCAGGCGCTGTTCGAGAACGCGGTCTACGACGAGGGCTCGGGCCAACTGCTGTCGGGCTCGCTGATGGACTACTGCATGCCGCGCGCGGATCACATGCCGATGATGAAGGTCGAGACGCATTCGACGCTGTGCACGCACACGCCGATGGGCGTGAAGGGCTGCGGCGAGGTCGGCACCATCGGCTCGCCGGCCGCCGTCATCAATGCGGTGGTTGATGCGCTCTCGCATCTCGGCGTCACCCATGTCGACATGCCGGCGACACCGAACCGGATCTGGCGCCTGCTTCAGAACGCGTCGCTGCCAGTCGCCGCGGAATAG
- a CDS encoding xanthine dehydrogenase family protein subunit M — MKPFAYHQPSEIPDAAKLLTSIEDSKLVAGGMTLIPTLKQRLASPVALIDLSSLGNLKGIADDGATITIGAMTAHAVVAASKLVQARIPGLAALASMIGDPAVRSRGTIGGSVANNDPAADYPAGVLGLGASIVTSTREIVADKFFRGLFETALEPGEIITAIRFPVPLKAGYAKFKAPASRYALVGVFVAKFADGVRVAVTGAGSGVFRVPPMEEALSQNFDPSAIAAIKIDTDGLTSDIHAEADYRAHLVTVMAKRAVDASLS, encoded by the coding sequence ATGAAACCGTTTGCCTATCACCAGCCGAGCGAAATTCCCGACGCGGCGAAGCTACTGACCTCGATCGAGGACAGCAAGCTCGTCGCCGGCGGCATGACGTTGATCCCGACGCTGAAGCAGCGGCTTGCGAGTCCGGTAGCGCTGATCGATCTCTCCAGTCTCGGAAACTTGAAGGGCATTGCCGACGACGGCGCAACGATTACCATCGGCGCGATGACGGCGCATGCGGTGGTGGCCGCCTCGAAGCTGGTGCAGGCAAGGATTCCCGGGCTCGCCGCGCTGGCCTCGATGATCGGTGATCCCGCTGTGCGCAGCCGCGGCACCATCGGCGGCTCGGTCGCGAACAACGATCCGGCCGCGGATTATCCCGCGGGCGTGCTCGGTCTCGGTGCATCCATCGTAACCAGCACGCGCGAGATTGTGGCCGACAAATTCTTCCGCGGCCTGTTCGAGACCGCACTTGAACCGGGCGAGATCATCACTGCGATCCGCTTTCCCGTGCCGCTCAAGGCGGGCTACGCGAAATTCAAGGCGCCGGCGTCACGCTACGCGCTGGTCGGCGTGTTCGTCGCGAAATTCGCCGATGGCGTCCGCGTGGCCGTGACTGGAGCGGGCTCCGGTGTATTCCGGGTGCCGCCGATGGAAGAAGCGCTGTCGCAAAATTTCGATCCGTCCGCGATCGCGGCGATCAAGATCGATACCGACGGCCTCACCTCCGACATCCACGCCGAAGCCGACTACCGTGCGCATCTCGTCACGGTGATGGCCAAGCGTGCGGTCGACGCGTCGCTCAGCTAG
- a CDS encoding amidase: MTDGSGRTAFPPAPTGLGALSATEIMAGYRRRAFTPCDVVDDTIAALEKTDAACNAVVTPMYEQARADADRLTKEMRAGEAMGPLAGVPVTIKDLVFVAGVPAYGGSPLNKAFVPEVDAAVVSALKASGAIITCKTTTCESGYKLTADSPVTGTTRNPWNPGRTSGGSSGGAAAGVAAGCGPIAIGTDGVGSIRVPSSFCGVFGLKPTFGLVPRSPGFSPPSWASLAHTGPIARTVADAALALEIIAGYDLRDPASLPVSPRRFDTNPAPLNGIRIGASADLGYAAVSPDVRAAFAKALAILESCGAQVSIDDPGLDPGILEHTLKPIAFTEQAAAVAGKTMADLADSEADYRDVINAGRHYSGTDYIEAGYRRGQARNAFLKLFERVDALVTPTVAVTAFEAGQLGVDRIDGSKIDPHLGWSPFTWPINLAGLPAATLPCGFDRDGLPIGLQIIAPWLDEPTIFRIAAAFEQGQPWAKFWPSLALREEGRARARV, encoded by the coding sequence ATGACTGATGGTTCCGGCCGAACGGCCTTCCCGCCGGCGCCGACTGGCCTTGGCGCGCTCTCTGCAACCGAGATCATGGCCGGTTATCGGCGCAGGGCGTTCACCCCGTGCGATGTCGTCGACGACACGATCGCCGCGCTTGAGAAGACAGACGCAGCCTGCAACGCAGTGGTGACGCCGATGTACGAGCAGGCGAGAGCGGATGCCGACCGTCTCACCAAGGAAATGCGCGCAGGCGAAGCCATGGGGCCGCTCGCCGGCGTGCCGGTCACGATCAAGGATCTCGTCTTCGTCGCGGGCGTGCCGGCCTATGGCGGCTCTCCGCTGAACAAGGCATTCGTGCCCGAGGTCGATGCCGCCGTGGTGTCGGCGCTGAAGGCGTCCGGCGCGATCATCACCTGCAAGACCACGACCTGCGAGTCCGGCTACAAGCTGACGGCGGACAGCCCCGTCACGGGTACCACGCGAAACCCCTGGAATCCCGGTCGCACCAGTGGCGGGTCGAGCGGCGGCGCGGCGGCGGGCGTTGCCGCCGGCTGCGGCCCGATCGCGATCGGTACCGACGGCGTCGGCTCGATCCGCGTGCCCTCGTCGTTCTGCGGCGTGTTCGGCCTCAAGCCGACCTTCGGCCTGGTGCCGCGCTCGCCCGGCTTCTCGCCGCCGTCCTGGGCCTCGCTCGCCCACACCGGGCCGATCGCGCGCACGGTCGCGGATGCCGCGCTCGCGCTGGAGATCATCGCGGGCTACGATTTGCGCGATCCCGCGAGCCTGCCGGTGTCGCCGCGCCGCTTCGATACAAATCCCGCTCCGTTGAACGGCATTCGCATCGGTGCCAGCGCCGATCTCGGCTACGCCGCCGTCAGCCCCGACGTGCGTGCGGCCTTTGCCAAGGCGCTCGCCATTTTGGAATCCTGCGGCGCGCAGGTCAGCATCGATGATCCCGGTCTCGATCCCGGCATTCTCGAGCACACGCTGAAGCCGATCGCCTTCACCGAGCAGGCGGCGGCCGTTGCAGGCAAGACGATGGCCGATCTCGCGGACTCGGAGGCCGACTATCGCGATGTCATCAATGCCGGACGCCATTACAGCGGCACCGACTATATCGAGGCTGGCTACCGCCGCGGCCAGGCCCGCAACGCTTTCCTGAAACTGTTCGAGCGCGTCGATGCGCTGGTGACGCCGACGGTCGCGGTGACCGCGTTCGAGGCAGGCCAACTCGGCGTCGACCGCATCGACGGCAGCAAGATCGATCCGCATCTCGGCTGGTCGCCCTTCACCTGGCCGATCAACCTCGCCGGCCTTCCGGCCGCCACGCTGCCCTGCGGTTTTGATCGCGACGGCTTGCCGATCGGTTTACAGATCATCGCGCCCTGGCTCGACGAGCCAACCATCTTCCGGATTGCCGCAGCGTTCGAGCAGGGGCAGCCCTGGGCAAAATTCTGGCCGTCGCTGGCGCTGCGGGAGGAGGGGCGGGCGCGGGCGAGGGTGTGA
- a CDS encoding phage exclusion protein Lit family protein has product MLFAAMAAAPSSSTPPGPFEAFGVDASIYQDESVKDVSSKCLNGALCFLLLHELGHLALNHTIALTNIASQEQERAADGYALDAMAELHILALGVPFLFFATAAMEQGQMTHPTSGSRIVAIGQRLESEALRYVDRNDANALPPTSCVGTVANYASWQRRSCSILRSGTNFFAWQQVRALQT; this is encoded by the coding sequence ATGCTGTTTGCCGCCATGGCAGCTGCCCCCTCATCTTCGACACCGCCTGGGCCATTTGAAGCGTTCGGCGTTGATGCTTCGATCTACCAGGACGAGTCCGTCAAAGACGTCTCCAGCAAGTGCCTCAACGGCGCATTGTGCTTCCTGCTCTTGCATGAACTCGGACATCTTGCTCTCAACCACACGATCGCCCTCACCAACATTGCCTCGCAGGAGCAGGAGCGCGCAGCGGATGGATATGCGCTCGACGCGATGGCCGAACTCCATATCCTTGCCTTGGGAGTACCTTTCCTGTTTTTCGCAACTGCGGCGATGGAACAGGGGCAGATGACTCATCCTACGAGCGGTAGCAGGATTGTGGCGATTGGGCAGCGTCTCGAGAGCGAGGCTCTGAGATATGTCGATCGGAACGATGCCAACGCCTTACCGCCGACAAGCTGCGTTGGTACGGTCGCGAACTACGCCTCTTGGCAGCGCCGAAGTTGCTCGATCCTGCGGAGCGGAACGAATTTCTTCGCCTGGCAACAGGTTCGAGCTTTGCAGACCTGA
- a CDS encoding LysR substrate-binding domain-containing protein, which yields MNLISLDIRMLRSLISVVETGSITETARRLGRTQPAITLQLQRLEELTGKQLFEHAGRRLMLTEDGTTVLTYAKSILRLHDELISQLASQEIEGQVVLGTPDLYAAFMLPSILSVFRKSFPRVQVELNCALSTPLVGLVKRGDVDIALVTRMNDFTGGQVVRREQLVWMTGEQSAAHQERPIPLALLPPGNIYRDYAIDTLERANLRWRIACVSESVGGLQAAAFAGMAVTVLGRSALVPAMREIGPNEGLPPLPKIELLLYKSSGATSKAATALHDYLAHYLRLDEELSGRDLPIELS from the coding sequence ATGAACCTCATCAGTCTCGACATCCGCATGCTCCGGTCGCTGATCTCGGTGGTCGAGACCGGCAGCATCACCGAGACCGCGCGACGGTTGGGCCGCACCCAGCCTGCCATCACCCTGCAATTGCAGCGGCTGGAGGAGCTCACCGGCAAGCAATTGTTCGAGCACGCCGGCCGCCGGCTGATGCTGACCGAGGACGGCACCACCGTTCTCACCTACGCCAAATCCATCCTGCGGTTGCATGACGAGCTGATTTCGCAACTGGCGTCGCAGGAGATCGAGGGCCAGGTCGTGCTCGGCACGCCGGATCTCTATGCAGCGTTCATGCTGCCGTCGATCCTCAGCGTGTTCCGCAAGTCGTTTCCCCGCGTCCAGGTCGAGCTCAACTGTGCTCTGTCGACGCCGCTCGTCGGCCTCGTCAAGCGCGGCGACGTCGACATCGCGCTCGTTACCCGCATGAACGATTTTACGGGCGGTCAGGTGGTGCGGCGCGAGCAGCTGGTCTGGATGACCGGCGAACAATCCGCTGCCCATCAGGAACGCCCGATCCCGCTGGCGCTGCTGCCGCCCGGCAATATCTATCGCGACTACGCGATCGATACGCTGGAGCGCGCGAACTTGCGCTGGCGCATCGCCTGCGTCAGCGAAAGCGTCGGAGGACTTCAGGCAGCAGCCTTCGCCGGCATGGCGGTCACCGTGCTCGGCCGCAGCGCGCTGGTGCCGGCGATGCGCGAGATCGGCCCGAATGAGGGCCTGCCGCCGCTGCCGAAGATCGAGCTCCTGCTCTACAAATCGAGCGGCGCCACCTCCAAAGCGGCGACCGCGCTGCACGATTATCTCGCGCACTATCTGCGCCTCGACGAAGAGCTCAGCGGCAGGGATCTGCCGATCGAGCTGTCGTGA
- a CDS encoding LysR family transcriptional regulator produces MDLIWLEDFLAIAEEGGFSRASERRHVTQPALSRRIRSLEEWLGTALFERSTHTITLTPAGESFRSVAEDVLRRVLVGREEALEMARLKAETITFAATHALSQTFFPEWIRSSDSARANSAVQLVASNFAGCEKLLLDAQAHFLLAHHHPSLVSRLDMDRFQRIELSTDVLIPISAPLTKAARGGRRSKAKPRYALPGAAGAPLPYLAYHPGSGVGRIVTSFLATKEPAAWLVPSFSAPVMLLIDMAREGRGITWAPLSLVRADLESGRLLRAGAEDWDIAISISLFRVRARMTRAAENFWNTVRKGRTGGKSASTASRAR; encoded by the coding sequence ATGGACCTGATTTGGCTGGAGGATTTCCTTGCCATCGCTGAGGAGGGCGGGTTCTCGCGCGCCTCCGAGCGACGGCACGTGACCCAGCCGGCGCTGAGCCGCCGCATCAGGTCGCTCGAGGAATGGCTGGGAACGGCGCTGTTCGAGCGCTCGACACACACCATCACGCTGACGCCGGCCGGCGAGAGTTTTCGTTCCGTGGCCGAAGACGTGCTGCGACGGGTCCTGGTCGGGCGGGAGGAAGCGCTCGAAATGGCGCGGCTGAAAGCCGAGACCATCACCTTCGCGGCCACGCATGCGCTGTCACAAACTTTCTTTCCGGAATGGATCCGGAGCTCGGACAGCGCACGCGCCAACTCGGCCGTGCAGCTGGTCGCCTCCAATTTCGCCGGCTGCGAAAAGCTGCTCTTGGATGCGCAGGCGCATTTCCTTCTGGCGCATCATCATCCGTCACTGGTGAGCCGGCTCGACATGGACCGCTTCCAGCGCATCGAGCTCTCGACCGACGTGCTGATCCCGATCAGCGCGCCGCTCACCAAGGCCGCACGTGGCGGACGCCGCAGCAAGGCAAAGCCGCGCTACGCACTGCCAGGCGCGGCCGGAGCGCCGCTGCCTTATCTCGCCTACCATCCCGGCTCCGGCGTAGGGCGAATCGTCACGTCGTTCCTGGCGACGAAGGAGCCGGCGGCCTGGCTCGTTCCGAGCTTCTCCGCGCCGGTCATGCTGCTGATCGACATGGCGCGCGAGGGACGCGGCATCACATGGGCGCCGCTCAGCCTCGTCCGTGCCGACCTCGAAAGCGGCCGGCTCCTGCGCGCGGGCGCCGAGGATTGGGATATCGCGATCAGTATTTCCTTGTTCCGCGTGCGCGCTCGCATGACGCGGGCGGCCGAGAATTTCTGGAATACGGTGCGCAAGGGCCGCACCGGCGGAAAATCCGCCTCCACAGCATCTCGGGCGAGATAA
- a CDS encoding cation:dicarboxylase symporter family transporter, with amino-acid sequence MSWEESKLQVAATPLSEPISRPVSEGRRKPLWREQYVLVVAGAALGVLFGALFPTVAVDFKPLADAFISLIKMTIAPLIFLVVVTGIAQVGDMKAVGRIGLKAFVYFEVVTTVCLLISFVVVRWVQPGAGVAHATAQQAETVARYSQAHVGSLSAYIQHMIPESFVGAFASGDVLQVLVLALLCGIGLLLLGEKAAPLRTGMERVTELVFSVVHVVVALAPIGAFGAMAFTVAKFGAATLYALALLVGTAWAIMAFFIFVILGTICRLVGIRLMDLLRLLRNELLVVLGTSSSETAIPGMMEKLPKAGVGRAVAGLVIPSGYSFNLDGVALTLPLSTMFVAQVYGIELSAAQQLSLFVVMLFTSKGAAGVTGGAFAALAATVIAAGLPAEGLALLLGIDRFMSLARAITNTIGNAVASIVVAKWDGEFNREDWAQSAAQIQRVK; translated from the coding sequence ATGTCGTGGGAGGAAAGCAAATTGCAGGTCGCCGCAACGCCGCTATCTGAGCCCATATCGAGGCCGGTTTCCGAAGGGCGCCGCAAACCGCTCTGGCGCGAGCAGTATGTCCTGGTGGTTGCCGGCGCCGCGCTCGGCGTGCTCTTCGGCGCCCTGTTTCCGACCGTCGCCGTCGATTTCAAGCCGCTCGCCGACGCCTTCATTTCGCTAATCAAGATGACGATCGCGCCGCTGATCTTCCTGGTCGTCGTCACCGGCATCGCGCAGGTCGGTGACATGAAGGCGGTCGGCCGCATCGGGCTGAAGGCCTTCGTCTATTTCGAGGTCGTGACGACCGTCTGCCTGTTGATCAGCTTCGTCGTCGTGCGCTGGGTTCAGCCCGGGGCGGGCGTGGCGCATGCCACCGCGCAGCAGGCCGAGACCGTCGCCCGCTATTCGCAAGCGCATGTCGGATCGCTGTCGGCCTATATCCAGCACATGATCCCGGAAAGTTTTGTCGGCGCGTTCGCGAGCGGTGACGTGCTCCAGGTGCTCGTGCTTGCGCTGCTCTGCGGCATTGGTCTCCTGCTGCTTGGCGAAAAAGCAGCACCATTGCGGACCGGGATGGAGCGGGTGACCGAGTTGGTGTTCAGCGTCGTCCATGTCGTCGTGGCGCTGGCGCCGATCGGCGCCTTCGGCGCCATGGCTTTCACGGTCGCCAAGTTTGGTGCCGCCACGCTCTATGCGCTGGCGCTGCTGGTCGGCACTGCCTGGGCAATCATGGCGTTCTTCATCTTCGTCATTCTCGGCACGATCTGCCGTTTGGTCGGCATTCGCCTGATGGATTTGCTGCGGCTGTTGCGGAACGAGCTGCTGGTCGTGCTTGGCACCTCGTCGTCGGAGACCGCGATCCCCGGCATGATGGAGAAGCTGCCGAAGGCGGGCGTCGGGCGCGCGGTCGCGGGCCTGGTCATTCCCTCCGGCTATTCCTTCAATCTCGACGGCGTCGCGCTGACGCTGCCGCTCAGCACCATGTTCGTCGCCCAGGTCTACGGCATCGAACTTTCGGCCGCGCAGCAATTGAGCCTGTTCGTCGTGATGTTGTTCACCAGCAAGGGCGCGGCCGGCGTCACCGGCGGCGCATTCGCCGCGCTCGCCGCGACCGTGATTGCCGCGGGGTTGCCGGCGGAGGGCTTGGCGCTGCTGCTCGGCATCGATCGCTTCATGTCGCTGGCGCGCGCCATCACCAACACCATCGGCAATGCGGTCGCCTCGATCGTGGTCGCGAAGTGGGATGGAGAATTCAACCGGGAGGACTGGGCTCAGTCCGCCGCTCAAATCCAGCGAGTGAAGTAA